The Paramisgurnus dabryanus chromosome 6, PD_genome_1.1, whole genome shotgun sequence genome has a window encoding:
- the LOC135744293 gene encoding myomegalin-like isoform X7: MEEQQSQLNQYECAAGQCVNELQKAQLQVQSLQQKIHESEAGNKKLQEKLCEMETELQSIRQAAQDQERTIQNLTDTLSTKDYETQELHHVIEVQNRTMQHMQTPVDSVDSVMGLQSSLFLCQLQLEASQRDHRLDQRRMEDLTRSRDRLQADLRDALQHRETTEQHNQDLRKTLGWLRSELEEKTRELRNHEMNARSEITNKDKVISGLQQRLHHKHALLQEYSELLDRSHDSTAAPKRDALLDALRSRIKDRDSALEDSIDEKFRCLEEKDCEVRRLQLALREKDRDLERLNNILNNNNDTITSLDGLVRSKELDLERTQESCQKLKSLKQQSDEKHAHAIRERDSIIHQLQTALHTHSKQTEELRSALLKKVLPGPADVLHDLQSHLSVKERLFQEVMSERSRQVQEHHRQITELLDIISSRDQDTQDYGMRLGQVISERSDQVQELRRQLLSREQELNEANRERERNAAVPATREIQTLKSLLKEKENFIQELLQVQSEVIISSTPADSAPAVCTSAKDDPEIQTIKEELQLTLKKYKQTEVEVLELRSALAAAHDGTLTSDYQCFLQQLMSEQKILNESLRSETTLYQNLRRIQCEGDSDDLHEELKSLQALRGQLEEVLARTRATALAIDRAASLTQTDYGGGTQRQSWESSSDEDEDEEEHESSSEAFTDSIEDEDEVELTAQSLSDPTNARMFSGPMNVGLLSQNTKEGGQCEDVDAADVMNRAECSSHTNCRNTQPSLHERRAAPNQSESGLQPRCELKSGSELRAVDEVSVKCQMLEKHETDQTNSHELQRDYQEEEEEEDDDDDEGQDDQIPLGKRRPPWMKLKEGRWKRRCTRPHSLDLGALLSHKPTDHCKAQDVEVMREVEGDCKGSGAGGGANGFWQHVEAGLREQAEHLRSDLAVSRQESRDLQERLMVSEATVHALNEQLKDYRELLTESAVQRDSKQVQVDLQDLGYETSGRSENEAERENTSSPELDESEMCISLSGVGSRRRGWHGTPMDDDPASLKCLVQDLRAQLSRCHKVIRSLQLRVRSLSSTSDYASSLERTPRKVNWEFQASTVVSAVDEDEGWQSDGPMKPSKELQELVSRVAVLETQMKSSKMDGESRSEEGKCATWPGKYNTLIQAQARELSHLRQRMREGRGICHILTQHLSDTTKGFEELLRANDIDYYMGQSFREQLSQSSSLAQRVSSKISGRDLSEQQEEKARRHELLALSRLSKELQQKDQIIESLHTKLRRRPDTPCSSHAPSETTDQSDHASFVSDERVSTNEDLDLCSDMDVTSEFVQEEVEPRQKDTGLFFGPMSSSQPLTPNQYWSANLTFDPISCLALEGRTVNGQRPPVRTFSAPHSLYSYQHPAHSPHSFSYTPPVPHHALGHSGGPSLQTHTNLMESSALWGLGNIQGFDGSSYFQHGNSQSGVDVIEEHLREIRSLRQRLEDSIRTNERLRQQLEGRLSTVARETVSSEEVEQLREAVLSGRARLKQAELEAEQWKEELRRLQTHNCDQSQQIQQLRQERQNTQEQSNRLQHEVSLLQQQLSESRQLLRSLQCELQLYERVCGGRKSAPAGCVCEVQYPSVELRELLVEIRALRVQLEQSVQENSALRSQLQKQLDQSIEQRPSPIIPASPLRDALYRRQLLHDPSPSPPVRDVGPFPAGPLYSPYSELEENTLNTNDSLEPHSDLEGEAPDGSFANRNGRHAIGHVDDYSALRQQVLEGSGLTRRMEAALQSCLNSALLEINTGKALEYNTVKTLLSDTKILRQILDEATSLLKMFWRAALPSGDGPAHLIQMEQTMRSEIQSLHLRIAEQEEVLQGTVQRLRSSNRTKESMETFIVNQLSRTRDVLKKARANLEKNELRISSLSSSSSSHCHGKILTGPSDRGHVTHSRSTITMTTANHRRL, from the exons ATGGAGGAGCAGCAGTCGCAGCTAAATCAGTACGAATGCGCAGCTGGACAGTGTGTCAATGAACTGCAGAAAGCGCAGCTGCAGGTTCAGTCGCTGCAGCAGAAGATTCATGAAAGCGAGGCCGGCAACAAG AAGCTGCAAGAGAAACTGTGTGAGATGGAAACAGAGCTTCAGTCCATCAGGCAGGCAGCACAGGACCAAGAGAGAACCATCCAGAACCTGACGGACACTTTGAGCACTAAAGACTATGAG ACTCAGGAGTTGCATCATGTGATTGAAGTTCAGAACCGAACAATGCAGCACATGCAG ACTCCAGTGGACTCGGTGGACTCAGTTATGGGGTTGCAGAGCTCTTTGTTCTTGTGTCAGCTGCAGTTGGAGGCGAGTCAGCGAGATCACAGACTCGATCAGAGACGCATGGAAGATCTGACGCGCTCTCGAGACCGACTGCAGGCTGACCTGCGAGACGCTCTTCAGCACAGAGAAACCACTGAGCAACACAATCAG GATCTGCGTAAGACGCTGGGGTGGTTGCGGTCTGAGCTGGAGGAGAAAACACGTGAGCTGAGAAATCACGAGATGAACGCTCGCTCAGAGATCACAAACAAAGACAAAGTCATCTCGGGACTCCAGCAGCGCCTGCATCACAAACATGCGCTGCTGCAG GAGTATTCAGAGCTGTTGGATCGCTCACACGACTCGACCGCAGCACCGAAGAGAGACGCATTACTGGACGCGCTGAGGAGTCGCATTAAAGACAGAGACAGCGCGctagag GATTCGATCGATGAGAAGTTTCGCTGTCTGGAAGAGAAAGACTGTGAGGTGCGTCGACTGCAACTGGCCCTTCGTGAGAAAGACCGAGATCTGGAGAGACTGAACAACATCCTGAACAATAACAACGACACGATCACG agtTTGGACGGTCTGGTGCGCAGTAAAGAGCTGGATCTGGAGAGAACGCAGGAATCCTGCCAAAAACTCAAGAGTTTGAAACAACAGAGCGATGAGAAACATGCGCACGCAATACGAGAGCGAGACAGCATCATACACCAGCTACAGACagctttacacacacacagcaaacaGACCGAG GAACTGAGGTCAGCGTTGTTAAAGAAGGTGTTGCCCGGCCCTGCTGACGTCCTACACGACCTGCAATCTCATCTGTCTGTAAAAGAGCGTCTGTTTCAGGAAGTGATGTCAGAGCGCAGCAGACAGGTACAGGAACACCACAGACAGATCACAGAGCTGCTAGACATCATCAGCAGCAGAGATCAAGACACACAG GATTATGGGATGCGTTTGGGACAGGTGATATCGGAGCGTTCGGATCAGGTGCAGGAATTGCGCCGGCAGCTGTTGTCACGTGAACAGGAGCTGAATGAAGCGAACAGAGAGCGTGAAAGAAATGCAGCTGTTCCTGCGACGAGAGAGATACAGACCCTTAAGAGTCttctgaaagagaaagaaaactTTATACAg gAGCTTTTGCAGGTTCAAAGTGAGGTGATAATTAGCTCAACACCAGCAGATTCAGCACCGG CAGTTTGTACGAGTGCCAAAGATGATCCTGAAATACAAACCATTAAAGAAGAATTACAGCTGACTCTAAAGAAATACAAACAGACTGAg gtTGAAGTGTTAGAGTTGCGCTCTGCGCTGGCAGCTGCACATGATGGCACCTTGACTTCAGATTATCAG TGTTTCCTACAGCAACTCATGTCCGAACAGAAGATCCTGAACGAATCTCTAAGGTCCGAGACGACTCTTTATCAGAACCTCAGACGCATTCAGTGTGAGGGAGACAG CGATGATCTGCATGAGGAACTGAAGTCACTTCAGGCACTTCGAGGGCAACTGGAAGAAGTTCTGGCGAGGACCCGAGCGACGGCTCTGGCTATAGACCGGGCCGCTAGTCTGACACAGACGGATTATGGAGGTGGGACACAGCGGCAGAGTTGGG AATCCAGCAGTGATGAAGATGAAGATGAGGAAGAGCATGAGAGCAGCAGTGAGGCATTCACAGACAGCATCGAGGATGAGGATGAGGTCGAACTCACAGCTCAGAGTTTGAGTGATCCAACG AATGCCAGGATGTTTAGTGGACCGATGAATGTAGGGTTGTTGTCccaaaacacaaaagaagggGGACAATGTGAAGATGTAGACGCGGCAGATGTGATGAATCGGGCCGAATGCTCTTCACACACTAACTGCAG AAACACTCAACCCAGTCTGCATGAAAGAAGAGCTGCGCCAAATCAAAGTGAATCTGGATTACAACCGAGATGTGAATTGAAATCTGGGTCAGAATTAAGAGCAGTGGATGAAGTATCTGTGAAGTGTCAGATGTTGGAGAAGCATGAAACAGATCAGACGAACTCCCATGAGCTTCAAAGAGATTAccaggaggaggaggaggaggaagatgatgatgatgatgaaggcCAAGATGATCAGATTCCTCTGGGCAAGCGCAGACCTCCGTGGATGAAGCTGAAGGAGGGGAGGTGGAAGAGGAGGTGCACCAGACCACATTCTCTGGACCTCGGAGCGCTGCTGTCACACAAACCTACAGATCATTGCAAAGCTCAG GATGTGGAGGTGATGCGTGAGGTCGAGGGGGACTGCAAGGGTTCAGGTGCTGGAGGTGGAGCCAATGGGTTCTGGCAGCACGTGGAGGCGGGGCTTCGGGAGCAGGCGGAACATCTTCGTAGTGACCTCGCCGTGAGTCGTCAGGAGAGTCGTGATCTACAGGAGAGACTGATGGTGTCTGAGGCGACGGTTCATGCGCTCAATGAACAGCTGAAAGATTACAGGGAACTTCTGA CGGAAAGTGCCGTTCAGAGGGACAGTAAACAGGTTCAGGTGGATCTTCAGGATTTGGGTTATGAGACGAGTGGTCGAAGTGAGAATGAAGCTGAGAGAGAAAACACCAGCAGCCCAG AACTGGACGAGTCTGAGATGTGCATCTCTCTCTCGGGTGTGGGGAGCAGACGGCGTGGTTGGCATGGTACTCCGATGGATGATGACCCCGCTTCTCTGAAGTGTTTGGTGCAGGACCTGCGTGCACAGCTCTCTCGCTGCCACAAAGTCATCCGCAGCCTTCAACTGCGCGTGCGATCGCTCTCGTCAACTTCAGACTACGCATCAAGTCTGGAGCGCACGCCACGTAAG GTGAACTGGGAGTTTCAGGCCTCGACTGTTGTCAGTGCTGTAGACGAAGATGAGGGATGGCAGTCTGATGGGCCGATGAAGCCCAGTAAAGAGCTTCAGGAGCTGGTGAGTCGTGTGGCCGTGCTGGAGACCCAAATGAAAAGCTCGAAAATGGACGGGGAGAGTCGATCGGAAGAGGGCAAATGTGCCACTTGGCCTGG GAAGTACAACACACTGATCCAGGCTCAGGCAAGGGAACTGTCACACCTGCGTCAGAGGATGAGAGAGGGGCGGGGAATCTGTCACATCCTCACGCAACACCTGAGCGACACCACCAAAGGCTTTGAAGAGCTGCTGCGTGCCAATGACATCGATTATTACATGGGCCAAAGCTTTAGAGAGCAGCTTTCACAGAGTTCCTCTCTCGCTCAGAGAGTCAGTAGCAAGATCAGCGGAC GTGATCTTTCTGAGCAGCAGGAGGAGAAAGCACGTCGACATGAGCTTCTAGCATTGAG CAGGTTGAGTAAGGAGCTTCAACAGAAAGACCAAATCATCGAGTCTCTCCACACCAAGCTTCGACGACGACCTGACACGCCCTGCAGCAGCCACGCCCCCTCTGAGACAACAGACCAATCAGATCACGCTTCGTTTGTGTCTGATGAAAGAGTCTCCACCAATGAGGATCTGGATCTGTGTTCAGACATGGATGTGACCAGTGAGTTTGTACAGGAAGAGGTGGAGCCAAGACAAAAAGACACAG GTTTATTTTTCGGACCCATGTCCAGTTCCCAGCCCCTGACCCCAAACCAGTACTGGTCTGCTAACCTGACCTTTGACCCCATCTCCTGTCTTGCTCTAGAGGGCAGGACTGTGAATGGTCAAAGGCCACCAGTGAGAA CTTTCAGTGCCCCTCATTCACTCTACAGCTATCAGCACCCAGCGCACAGCCCTCATTCCTTCAGTTATACACCACCAGTACCCCATCATGCACTGGGACATAGTGGTGGCCCATCtctacagacacacacaaacctgATGGAGAGCAGTGCATTGTGGGGCTTGGGAAATATACAAGGCTTTGATGGATCATCTTATTTCCAGCATGGGAACAGCCaatcag GTGTGGATGTGATTGAGGAACATCTGCGAGAGATTCGTTCTCTTCGTCAGCGTCTGGAAGACTCCATCAGAACCAATGAGAGACTGAGACAACAGTTAGAGGGACGTCTGTCCACAGTTGCACGAGagacag TGAGCAGTGAAGAGGTGGAGCAACTCCGTGAGGCTGTGCTGTCTGGCCGTGCTCGACTCAAGCAGGCGGAGTTAGAGGCGGAGCAATGGAAGGAGGAGTTAAGGAGGCTACAGACGCACAACTGTGATCAAAGTCAGCAAATTCAACAGCTGCGACAGGAGCGACAAAACACTCAGGAGCAAAGCAATAG GCTGCAGCATGAGGTGAGTTTACTTCAACAACAGCTCTCAGAGAGCAGACAGCTCTTACGATCTCTACAATGTGAACTCCAGCTGTATGAACGCGTGTGTGGAGGAAGAAAGAGCGCCCCCGCAG GGTGCGTGTGTGAGGTGCAGTACCCGTCAGTGGAATTGCGGGAGTTGTTAGTGGAGATTCGGGCTCTAAGGGTCCAGCTGGAGCAAAGCGTACAGGAGAACAGCGCTCTCCGCTCTCAGCTACAAAAACAGTTGGATCAGTCCATTGAACAGCGTCCGTCTCCCATCATTCCTGCCAGCCCGCTGAGAGATGCACTTTACCGCAGACAGTTACTGCACG ACCCGTCTCCTTCTCCTCCAGTCAGAGATGTTGGTCCATTTCCTGCTGGACCTCTGTATTCACCATACTCAGAGCTGGAGGAGAACACACTTAACACTAACG ATTCACTGGAGCCTCACAGCGATCTTGAAGGAGAAGCTCCGGACGGCTCGTTCGCCAACCGTAACGGGCGTCACGCGATTGGGCACGTGGACGACTACAGCGCGCTGCGGCAGCAGGTGTTGGAGGGAAGCGGTCTGACACGGCGGATGGAGGCAGCGCTACAGTCCTGTCTTAACAGTGCACTGCTGGAGATCAACACTGGGAAG GCACTGGAGTACAACACAGTGAAGACGCTGCTCTCAGACACGAAGATTTTACGTCAGATTCTGGACGAGGCCACATCTCTACTCAAGATGTTCTGGCGGGCGGCGCTACCGAGCGGCGACGGCCCCGCCCATCTCATCCAGATG GAACAGACCATGCGCAGCGAGATCCAGTCATTACATCTGAGGATCGCTGAACAGGAGGAAGTTCTGCAGGGAACCGTCCAGCGTCTGCGGAGTTCCAACCGCACTAAAGAAAGCATGGAGACATTTATTGTTAACCAGT TGTCCAGGACTCGAGATGTGTTGAAAAAAGCCAGAGCCAACCTTGAG AAGAATGAGCTCAGGATCTCCTCTCTAagctcctcctcttcctctcaTTGCCATG GAAAAATCCTCACAGGACCTTCTGATCGGGGTCATGTGACCCACTCTCGTTCTACGATCACCATGACAACAGCCAATCACCGCCGCCTGTGA